A single region of the Gemmata palustris genome encodes:
- a CDS encoding 2OG-Fe(II) oxygenase, giving the protein MDDFIETYDGALDDALCEAIIAAFERSGRKARGRTGYGVDLAKKDSYDLNITTDPEWAALHAQVLDATLRHLVRYVLKYQTMLVGAISAAVPDPVTGRPADLVAGQLTELQAGQLMMTLYRPGNILVQKYLKGVGGYHHWHSEIYPRNASCETLHRVLLFMFYLNTVTEGGETAFFHQGRSITPERGRMVIAPAGFTHTHKGCVPRSEDKLILTSWVMFNRAESLYG; this is encoded by the coding sequence GTGGACGATTTCATCGAGACCTACGACGGCGCCCTGGACGATGCGCTTTGCGAAGCGATCATCGCGGCGTTCGAGCGCAGCGGGCGCAAGGCGCGCGGGCGCACCGGCTACGGCGTCGATCTGGCCAAGAAGGACAGCTACGATCTGAACATCACTACCGATCCCGAGTGGGCCGCGCTCCATGCTCAGGTGCTCGACGCGACGCTCCGGCACCTCGTGCGCTACGTGCTGAAGTACCAGACCATGCTGGTCGGGGCGATCTCGGCCGCGGTCCCGGACCCGGTGACCGGGCGGCCCGCCGATCTGGTCGCCGGCCAGTTGACCGAACTCCAGGCCGGCCAACTGATGATGACGCTCTACCGGCCCGGCAACATCCTCGTTCAAAAGTACCTGAAGGGCGTCGGCGGCTACCACCACTGGCACTCGGAAATCTACCCGCGCAACGCCTCCTGCGAAACGCTCCACCGCGTCCTGCTGTTCATGTTTTACCTGAACACCGTCACGGAGGGCGGCGAGACCGCGTTCTTCCATCAGGGCCGCAGCATCACCCCCGAGCGCGGCCGGATGGTGATCGCCCCGGCCGGGTTCACGCACACGCACAAGGGGTGCGTCCCGCGGTCGGAGGACAAGTTGATTCTGACGTCGTGGGTGATGTTCAACCGGGCCGAATCGCTCTACGGCTGA
- a CDS encoding hemolysin family protein gives MIFSAAGAPVDVHWAWTAAGLLAVPALVALNGFFVAAEFALVAVRRTRVEELVRQGTVGARAALDAVAHLDRTIAATQLGITLASIALGWVGEPALARVVEPLAGAVLPGAWAAVGAHAIAFTAAFALITFMHVVFGELIPKTLALQAPDRTSLWVAAPLNLFVRLTRPFVALLNGTGNLILRWCGHAPAGSEGNVHSVEELALLIEETREAGALSAQQAEFVRKVFTLSGRRVRDCMVPREKMVALALGTPPERVLDVVRAGAHTRMPVYDGDLDRVIGVVNTKDLFYLFSLKGLVVLEDALYPPLFLEPDGTVADALELFRKERRPLAVVRDGAGKVLGLITMEDVLEQIVGQIEDEHDRPTPRLRLGRRSGHTRRSGS, from the coding sequence ATGATCTTTTCCGCCGCCGGCGCGCCGGTCGACGTCCACTGGGCGTGGACCGCCGCCGGGTTGCTCGCCGTTCCCGCGCTGGTCGCGCTCAACGGGTTCTTCGTCGCCGCCGAGTTCGCGCTCGTCGCGGTGCGCCGGACCCGCGTCGAGGAACTGGTCCGCCAGGGGACCGTCGGGGCGCGGGCCGCGCTCGACGCGGTCGCCCACCTGGACCGCACCATCGCGGCCACCCAACTCGGCATCACCCTGGCGAGCATCGCGCTCGGGTGGGTCGGGGAGCCGGCCCTCGCCCGCGTGGTCGAGCCGCTCGCCGGCGCGGTCCTGCCCGGCGCGTGGGCCGCGGTGGGCGCCCACGCGATCGCGTTCACCGCGGCCTTCGCGCTCATTACGTTCATGCACGTCGTGTTCGGGGAACTGATCCCGAAGACGCTCGCGCTGCAGGCGCCCGACCGGACCTCGCTGTGGGTGGCCGCGCCGCTGAACCTGTTCGTCCGGCTCACGCGCCCGTTCGTCGCCCTGCTCAACGGCACCGGGAACCTGATCCTCCGGTGGTGCGGGCACGCGCCGGCTGGGTCGGAGGGGAACGTTCACTCGGTCGAGGAACTGGCGCTGCTGATCGAGGAGACGCGCGAGGCGGGCGCGCTGTCGGCGCAGCAGGCCGAGTTCGTGCGCAAGGTGTTCACCCTGTCCGGGCGGCGCGTGCGCGACTGCATGGTGCCGCGCGAGAAGATGGTGGCGCTGGCCCTCGGCACCCCGCCCGAACGGGTGCTGGACGTGGTGCGGGCGGGCGCGCACACGCGGATGCCGGTGTACGACGGTGACCTGGACCGGGTGATCGGGGTGGTGAACACGAAGGACCTGTTTTACCTGTTCAGCCTCAAGGGGCTGGTAGTGCTCGAGGACGCGCTGTACCCGCCGCTGTTCCTGGAGCCGGACGGTACCGTGGCCGACGCGCTGGAACTGTTCCGCAAGGAGCGCCGGCCGCTGGCCGTGGTGCGGGACGGCGCCGGTAAGGTTCTCGGCCTCATTACAATGGAAGACGTGTTAGAGCAGATCGTGGGACAGATCGAAGACGAACACGACCGACCGACGCCCCGCCTGCGCCTCGGCCGCCGATCCGGGCACACCCGCCGGAGCGGATCGTGA
- a CDS encoding bifunctional SulP family inorganic anion transporter/carbonic anhydrase, with protein MTSTNEPTGAPPLSSGGATLPRDLAAGLVVFLVALPLCLGVALASNAPLFAGVVAGVVGGILVGLLSGSNTSVSGPAAGLTAVVAAQIAGLGSFPAFLMALVLAGLIQVVLGIARGGFIAAFFPSSVIKGLLAAIGVILILKQIPHVVGHDADPEGDMAFQQPDQQSTFSELAEIVSDLHPGAAVIGLLSIALLVIWGRWKVLKKSPVPAPLIVVLLGVGLSLVFRELGGSWVIESSHLVQVPVAGSAAEFFGFLQFPDLSQLARPAVYMAALTLAAVASLETLLNLEAVDKLDPRRRASPPNRELIAQGAGNVVCGLFGGLPVTSVIVRSSVNIHAGGRTKLATVVHGVLLLGSVALLGAWLNLIPLSCLAAILLVTGIKLASPALVRQMWAEGRAQFLPFATTVVAIVLTDLLVGVVIGLGVSAAFILWSNARRPIRVIVERHLSGDVVRVELANQVSFLNRSALADVLDAVPAGGQVLLDATGTDYIDPDVLELLRDFAEQTGPARGVSVSRVGFRSRYRLADQTQYVDYSTRELQTAVTPAQVVQILKDGHERFHTGRRLTRDLGRQVEATAAGQHPLAVVLSCIDSRTPAELIFDLGVGDVFSVRVAGNVTSRKVLGSIEYGCAVAGAKLVVVMGHTRCGAVGAAVDLICSAQTAAEATGCQHLDHVITDIQRSIDPHTCRGVERLAPAEKRAFVDAVARRNVLRAAAELLDQSATLAELVKQGRIAVVGVLYDVATGGMEFLPEIGGAAPHAESGARDETREN; from the coding sequence ATGACATCGACGAACGAGCCGACGGGCGCCCCGCCGCTCTCCTCGGGCGGGGCCACATTGCCGCGCGACCTGGCGGCCGGGTTGGTCGTGTTCCTGGTCGCGCTCCCCCTGTGTCTGGGGGTCGCGCTGGCGTCCAACGCGCCGCTCTTTGCGGGCGTGGTGGCGGGCGTCGTCGGCGGGATTCTGGTCGGCCTGTTGAGCGGGTCGAACACGAGCGTGAGCGGCCCGGCCGCCGGACTGACCGCCGTGGTCGCGGCGCAGATCGCCGGGCTGGGGTCGTTCCCGGCGTTCCTGATGGCCCTGGTTCTCGCGGGGCTGATCCAGGTCGTTCTGGGAATCGCCCGCGGCGGGTTCATCGCCGCGTTCTTCCCGTCGAGCGTCATCAAGGGCCTGCTGGCCGCGATCGGCGTCATCCTCATTCTGAAGCAGATCCCGCACGTCGTGGGCCACGACGCGGACCCGGAAGGGGACATGGCGTTCCAGCAGCCGGACCAGCAGAGCACGTTCTCCGAACTGGCCGAGATCGTCAGCGACCTGCACCCCGGGGCGGCCGTCATCGGCCTTCTTTCAATCGCCCTGTTGGTGATTTGGGGCCGGTGGAAGGTGCTCAAGAAATCGCCGGTGCCCGCGCCGCTGATCGTGGTCCTCCTCGGTGTGGGTCTGAGCCTCGTGTTCCGCGAACTGGGCGGCTCGTGGGTGATCGAATCGAGCCACCTCGTTCAGGTGCCGGTGGCGGGCAGCGCCGCCGAGTTCTTCGGGTTCCTCCAGTTCCCGGACCTCTCGCAGTTGGCGCGCCCGGCTGTTTACATGGCCGCCCTCACGCTGGCCGCCGTCGCGTCACTGGAAACGCTCCTGAACCTGGAAGCGGTGGACAAGCTCGACCCGCGCCGGCGGGCCTCGCCGCCGAACCGGGAACTGATCGCCCAGGGCGCCGGGAACGTGGTGTGCGGGCTGTTCGGCGGGCTGCCGGTCACCTCGGTCATCGTCCGCAGCTCGGTCAACATCCATGCCGGCGGGCGCACGAAGCTGGCGACGGTGGTCCACGGGGTTCTGCTCCTGGGCAGCGTCGCGCTCCTGGGGGCGTGGTTGAACCTGATCCCGCTGTCGTGCCTGGCGGCGATCCTGCTGGTCACCGGGATCAAGCTCGCGAGCCCGGCACTCGTGCGCCAGATGTGGGCGGAGGGCCGGGCACAGTTCCTCCCGTTCGCGACAACGGTGGTCGCCATCGTCCTCACCGACCTGCTCGTCGGCGTCGTGATCGGGCTGGGCGTCAGCGCCGCCTTCATCCTGTGGAGCAACGCGCGGCGCCCGATCCGCGTCATCGTGGAGCGGCACCTGAGCGGCGACGTGGTCCGCGTCGAACTGGCGAACCAGGTGAGCTTCCTGAACCGCTCGGCGCTGGCGGACGTCCTCGACGCGGTGCCGGCCGGCGGGCAGGTCCTGCTGGACGCGACCGGCACCGATTACATCGACCCGGACGTCCTCGAACTGCTCCGCGACTTCGCCGAGCAAACGGGGCCGGCCCGGGGCGTGTCGGTCAGCCGGGTCGGGTTCCGCAGCCGCTACCGGCTCGCCGACCAGACCCAGTACGTCGACTATTCGACCCGCGAGTTGCAGACCGCGGTGACCCCCGCACAGGTGGTGCAGATCCTCAAGGACGGGCACGAGCGGTTCCACACCGGGCGCCGGCTGACCCGGGACCTGGGGCGCCAGGTGGAGGCGACCGCCGCCGGGCAGCACCCGCTCGCCGTGGTCCTCAGTTGCATCGACTCGCGCACCCCCGCCGAGCTGATTTTCGACCTGGGGGTGGGCGACGTGTTCAGCGTCCGCGTCGCCGGTAACGTGACCAGTCGGAAGGTTCTGGGGAGCATCGAGTACGGGTGCGCGGTGGCCGGGGCGAAACTGGTCGTGGTGATGGGGCACACGCGGTGCGGGGCGGTGGGCGCGGCCGTGGACCTCATCTGTTCGGCTCAGACCGCCGCCGAAGCCACCGGGTGCCAGCACCTGGACCACGTCATCACCGACATCCAGCGGTCGATCGACCCGCACACCTGTCGGGGCGTCGAGCGCCTGGCGCCGGCCGAGAAGCGGGCGTTCGTCGACGCGGTGGCCCGGCGGAACGTGCTCCGGGCGGCCGCGGAACTACTCGACCAGAGTGCGACGCTGGCCGAGCTCGTGAAGCAGGGGCGGATCGCGGTCGTCGGGGTGCTGTACGACGTCGCCACCGGCGGGATGGAGTTCCTGCCGGAGATTGGGGGCGCTGCGCCGCACGCAGAATCGGGGGCGCGGGACGAGACCCGGGAGAATTAA
- a CDS encoding ArnT family glycosyltransferase, which produces MVPSLNPIAVRVPAGATDSFAGKLTDRACKRIALGLILASVVFHLVYLAFNCPLDLSPDEAHYWQWSRHLAWSYYSKGPLVAWLIRASCELFGPASEALTGSLMLAVRLPAIACHAALLAGWYVLTASTLKSHRAALATVALAMTLPPVIAGAVLMTIDPPFLACWCWAAIGVWKGLERGELTPPAPLPEGKGEKELSTDVAARTEKSRACSPFPSGRGAGGVGFPLPWWLLAAVCSALGVLAKYPMVLLPCGVFGYLLFTRRDELKHPGFWVFALGSAAGLVPVLLWNWANDWVTFRHVGTQAAGTGGSGIRWFGPLTFAVGQAGFLIGVWFTVWVAAAWRARRAADPAVAFLWWTSVPVWCVFAVASFKASGQINWPAAAYVTGFVLCVAWVRDQLGGRNHKFVARFVSGGVAVGLALSTLVHYPGLMRSALASAAGPPTEKDPTPIRKLDPTARLRGWKTLAREVDTIRARIQAETGEEPLVAGTVWNVPGALGVYCTGHPETYSFGLAMADRHSQYDVWHPNPLADAQAFRGRTFVFVGDGLPADAGVFGRVELPTLVVHREEGVPVAVWWVWVGHDFRGFPDKPLWPGRPRY; this is translated from the coding sequence ATGGTGCCAAGTCTGAACCCGATCGCCGTGCGGGTGCCCGCCGGGGCGACGGATTCGTTCGCGGGGAAACTTACCGACCGCGCCTGTAAACGGATCGCGCTCGGCTTGATCCTCGCGTCGGTCGTGTTCCACCTCGTGTACCTGGCCTTCAACTGTCCGCTCGATCTATCGCCCGACGAGGCCCACTACTGGCAGTGGTCGCGCCACCTCGCGTGGAGCTACTACAGCAAGGGGCCGCTGGTCGCGTGGCTGATCCGGGCTTCGTGTGAACTGTTCGGCCCCGCGAGTGAGGCGCTCACCGGGTCTCTGATGCTCGCCGTGCGCCTGCCCGCGATCGCGTGTCACGCGGCGCTCCTCGCGGGGTGGTACGTCCTGACTGCTTCGACGCTCAAGAGCCACCGCGCCGCACTCGCTACGGTCGCACTCGCAATGACGCTCCCGCCCGTGATCGCGGGCGCGGTGCTAATGACCATCGACCCGCCGTTCCTGGCGTGCTGGTGCTGGGCCGCGATCGGCGTATGGAAGGGGTTGGAGAGGGGGGAACTTACCCCCCCCGCCCCCCTCCCTGAAGGGAAGGGGGAGAAGGAATTATCGACTGACGTAGCCGCACGCACAGAGAAATCGCGCGCCTGCTCCCCCTTCCCTTCAGGGAGGGGGGCCGGGGGGGTAGGTTTCCCCCTCCCCTGGTGGTTGCTCGCCGCGGTCTGTTCGGCACTCGGGGTGCTCGCGAAGTACCCGATGGTACTGCTCCCGTGCGGGGTGTTCGGTTACTTGTTGTTCACGCGGCGCGACGAGTTGAAGCACCCCGGTTTTTGGGTGTTCGCGCTCGGGTCCGCTGCGGGGTTGGTACCGGTCCTGTTGTGGAACTGGGCGAACGACTGGGTGACGTTCCGGCACGTCGGCACGCAAGCCGCGGGGACCGGCGGGAGCGGCATCCGCTGGTTCGGTCCACTCACGTTCGCGGTCGGTCAAGCGGGTTTCTTAATTGGCGTGTGGTTCACAGTGTGGGTCGCGGCCGCGTGGCGCGCCCGGCGCGCGGCGGACCCGGCGGTCGCGTTCCTGTGGTGGACGTCGGTGCCGGTGTGGTGCGTGTTCGCCGTCGCGAGCTTCAAAGCGTCCGGGCAGATCAACTGGCCCGCCGCCGCTTACGTCACCGGGTTCGTGCTGTGCGTCGCGTGGGTGCGCGACCAGCTCGGGGGGCGGAATCACAAGTTCGTTGCGCGCTTCGTGAGTGGTGGGGTCGCGGTCGGCCTCGCGCTCTCGACCCTCGTGCATTACCCGGGGCTGATGCGCTCCGCGCTCGCTTCGGCTGCGGGGCCGCCGACGGAAAAAGACCCGACGCCGATCCGCAAACTCGACCCGACCGCGCGCCTCCGCGGGTGGAAAACGCTCGCACGCGAGGTGGACACGATCCGCGCGCGCATTCAGGCGGAAACGGGCGAGGAGCCGCTCGTGGCCGGCACCGTGTGGAACGTGCCCGGGGCACTCGGGGTGTACTGCACGGGGCACCCGGAGACGTACTCGTTCGGGCTGGCAATGGCCGACCGGCACAGTCAGTACGACGTGTGGCACCCGAACCCGCTGGCCGACGCGCAAGCCTTCCGCGGGCGCACGTTCGTGTTCGTGGGGGACGGACTCCCCGCCGACGCCGGGGTCTTCGGGCGGGTGGAACTACCAACTTTAGTAGTTCACCGCGAAGAGGGCGTTCCGGTGGCGGTCTGGTGGGTGTGGGTCGGGCACGATTTTCGGGGTTTTCCCGATAAACCGCTCTGGCCCGGGCGCCCACGCTATTAA
- a CDS encoding AAA family ATPase translates to MPPATKAPSVNPEELSLGDLQAEAETIRKRINRFRESLGRFFVNKQEIIDLMCVAGVAQEPLLLIGPPGTAKSDIVVKFKDALGIEQGDYFEYMLTRFTEPSEIIGAIDIKELRDGKYIRRKDGKLPTAKLVFLDEIFKSNSAILNILLTIINERKFYQEGKPEPVPLRIMFAATNEIPEQGELAALKDRFVLKVQSRSVQEEYFSELIDAGLQGEAYKGLNQKPWVEGHATLDDFLKANRYMTHLFSRKTGDGRGEEENDRHRFFPADVFKEFQRLVKTLVREDKIFISDRKLVKLYKLFRVRSWLFSGGAVTKDDLRLLAYLGETHQEIEHLRTKVPEYLGDA, encoded by the coding sequence ATGCCGCCTGCCACAAAAGCTCCGTCCGTGAACCCCGAAGAACTCTCGCTGGGCGACCTGCAAGCCGAAGCCGAAACGATCCGCAAGCGGATCAACCGGTTCCGCGAGTCGCTCGGCCGGTTCTTCGTGAACAAGCAAGAGATCATCGACCTGATGTGCGTGGCCGGTGTCGCGCAGGAGCCGCTCCTGCTCATCGGCCCGCCGGGGACCGCGAAGTCCGACATCGTGGTGAAGTTCAAGGACGCGCTCGGCATCGAGCAGGGCGACTACTTCGAGTACATGCTCACGCGGTTCACCGAGCCGAGCGAAATCATCGGCGCCATCGACATCAAGGAACTGCGCGACGGGAAGTACATCCGCCGCAAGGACGGCAAGCTGCCCACCGCGAAGCTCGTGTTCCTCGACGAAATCTTCAAGTCGAACTCCGCCATCCTGAACATCCTGCTCACGATCATCAACGAGCGGAAGTTCTACCAGGAGGGCAAGCCCGAACCGGTGCCGCTGCGGATCATGTTCGCGGCGACCAACGAGATCCCCGAACAGGGCGAACTCGCGGCCCTCAAGGACCGCTTCGTGCTGAAAGTGCAGAGCCGCAGCGTGCAGGAGGAATACTTCTCCGAACTCATTGACGCGGGTCTGCAGGGCGAAGCGTACAAGGGGCTGAACCAGAAGCCGTGGGTCGAGGGACACGCGACGCTCGACGACTTCCTGAAGGCGAACCGGTACATGACGCACCTGTTCTCGCGCAAGACCGGCGACGGGCGCGGGGAGGAGGAGAACGACCGGCACCGGTTCTTCCCGGCGGACGTGTTCAAGGAGTTCCAGCGCCTCGTGAAGACGCTCGTGCGCGAGGACAAGATCTTCATCAGCGACCGCAAACTGGTGAAGCTCTACAAACTGTTCCGCGTGCGGTCGTGGCTGTTCAGCGGCGGCGCGGTAACGAAAGATGACCTGCGCCTGCTCGCCTACCTCGGCGAAACGCACCAGGAAATCGAGCACCTGCGCACGAAGGTACCGGAATACCTCGGCGACGCATAG